One part of the Georgfuchsia toluolica genome encodes these proteins:
- the hyfB gene encoding hydrogenase 4 subunit B, whose amino-acid sequence MINQSALGLLPLDWALVAVALWLAIGLLGLPALRRFRLVAWGLFPLGGAAGLLLAGAALAGLMGSAETAVLPIGLPGLPFHLRLDGLAAYFLFVIGATSAGVSAFAAGYFRKGEGTPPGLLCLQYHVFLASMALVVLADDAYAFMVCWETMALSSFFLVTSNHRVPEIRQAGYLYLLIAHIGAIAILLCFGVLQANTGDYTFGNMRLQHLSPFLASVAFLLAILGFGAKAGILPVHIWLPEAHPAAPSPVSALMSGVMLKTAVYGVLRVTFDLMHVHIWWWGVVLLALGLVTALFGVVFAAVQTDMKRLLAYSSIENIGLIFVGIGLGILFNAYGMEQLSALALTATLYHVAAHAFFKSLLFVATGSVLHATGERNLGHLGGLMRFMPWVAWLTLIGVFASSGLPPLSGFVSEWLLLQSFLFTPGLPDPFLNMLIPVVAAGIVLVTALAGYTMVKFFGIIFLGQPREEKLHNAHDAGSWERLGMLWLAAGCIGLGLMPTIVIQFIDPVTHLLVGTGLGTAASANGWLLLAPTSIDRASYGPVYFLLGIIAGCLLAFMLLRALYHGRLRRAAPWGCGYPRQTPRMQDTAEGFGQPIRQIFEPFFRTQRELPSPFDTAPRYKVVVEDHFWYWLYVPIARVIEFLERQVGRLQQGRISVYLLYSFLTLLVMLFVVTR is encoded by the coding sequence GTGATTAACCAAAGCGCACTTGGCCTATTGCCCCTCGATTGGGCATTGGTTGCGGTCGCCTTGTGGTTGGCCATAGGGTTGCTCGGTTTGCCGGCATTGCGGCGGTTCCGTCTGGTCGCCTGGGGGCTTTTCCCGCTGGGCGGTGCGGCCGGTCTGCTCCTGGCCGGCGCGGCACTTGCCGGTTTGATGGGTAGCGCTGAAACCGCGGTGCTGCCGATCGGCTTGCCCGGTCTGCCTTTCCACCTGCGACTGGATGGCCTCGCCGCTTACTTCCTGTTCGTCATCGGCGCCACATCGGCCGGTGTTTCGGCCTTTGCCGCCGGCTACTTCAGGAAAGGTGAAGGTACTCCACCCGGACTGCTGTGCCTGCAATACCACGTCTTCCTGGCCAGCATGGCGCTCGTGGTCCTGGCTGATGACGCCTACGCCTTCATGGTGTGCTGGGAAACGATGGCCTTGTCCTCTTTCTTTCTCGTCACCTCCAACCACCGCGTCCCTGAGATACGGCAAGCGGGCTATCTTTATCTGCTGATTGCCCACATCGGCGCCATCGCCATATTGCTCTGCTTCGGGGTCTTGCAAGCCAATACCGGCGATTACACCTTTGGCAACATGCGGCTTCAGCACCTGTCGCCCTTCCTGGCTTCCGTGGCGTTTCTGCTGGCCATATTGGGCTTCGGCGCAAAAGCAGGAATTCTTCCGGTGCATATATGGCTGCCCGAGGCCCACCCGGCCGCGCCTTCCCCGGTATCCGCCCTGATGAGCGGCGTCATGTTGAAGACGGCCGTCTATGGCGTGCTGCGCGTCACATTCGATCTGATGCATGTCCATATCTGGTGGTGGGGCGTGGTTCTGCTGGCATTGGGCCTCGTCACCGCCCTGTTCGGCGTAGTGTTCGCCGCGGTGCAGACCGATATGAAACGTCTGCTGGCCTACTCATCCATCGAAAACATCGGCCTGATTTTCGTCGGTATCGGGCTGGGCATTCTGTTCAATGCCTACGGCATGGAGCAATTGTCGGCACTGGCGCTGACCGCCACTTTGTATCATGTGGCGGCCCATGCCTTCTTCAAAAGCCTGTTGTTCGTAGCCACCGGATCGGTATTGCACGCCACCGGGGAGCGCAATCTCGGGCATCTGGGCGGATTGATGCGCTTCATGCCCTGGGTCGCATGGCTAACCCTAATCGGCGTATTTGCCAGTTCCGGCCTGCCACCGCTGTCGGGTTTTGTTTCTGAATGGCTGCTGCTGCAAAGCTTCCTGTTCACGCCCGGACTACCGGACCCCTTCCTGAATATGCTGATTCCCGTGGTAGCAGCAGGAATTGTCCTGGTGACGGCGCTAGCCGGGTATACGATGGTCAAATTCTTCGGCATCATCTTTCTCGGACAGCCGCGCGAGGAAAAGCTTCACAACGCCCATGACGCCGGATCGTGGGAACGGCTCGGGATGCTGTGGCTGGCGGCGGGATGCATCGGTCTGGGCCTGATGCCTACCATCGTGATCCAATTCATTGACCCGGTGACGCACCTTTTGGTGGGCACCGGGCTGGGTACCGCCGCCAGCGCCAACGGATGGCTGCTGCTGGCGCCGACCAGCATCGATCGGGCCAGTTATGGTCCGGTGTATTTCCTGCTCGGCATAATCGCCGGTTGCCTGCTGGCCTTCATGCTGCTGCGTGCGCTCTACCATGGCCGGCTGCGGCGTGCGGCACCCTGGGGTTGCGGCTATCCCCGGCAGACGCCACGCATGCAGGATACCGCTGAAGGTTTCGGGCAGCCCATCCGCCAGATATTCGAACCCTTCTTTCGCACGCAGCGGGAATTGCCCTCCCCTTTCGATACGGCGCCGCGCTACAAGGTCGTGGTCGAAGACCACTTCTGGTACTGGCTCTACGTGCCCATCGCACGCGTCATCGAATTTCTGGAGCGCCAGGTGGGGCGACTGCAGCAGGGCCGGATTTCGGTCTATCTGCTCTACAGCTTCCTGACCCTTCTGGTCATGCTGTTTGTGGTGACGCGATGA
- a CDS encoding CopG family transcriptional regulator has translation MENKTARLTILIDPRKKKLFEDICAEHDITPSQVVRKAISQYIFDNAGSRQLPTWLKMPK, from the coding sequence ATGGAAAACAAGACGGCCCGCCTGACCATCCTGATTGATCCGCGCAAGAAAAAACTGTTTGAGGACATTTGCGCCGAACATGACATCACGCCTTCCCAAGTGGTGCGCAAGGCGATCAGTCAATACATTTTCGACAATGCGGGGAGCCGGCAATTGCCGACGTGGCTGAAAATGCCCAAGTAA
- the rpoH gene encoding RNA polymerase sigma factor RpoH: MSQALTIAGFPLPSSAGSINAYISAANRIPVLSAAEELGLARKFRDEEDIDAARQLVLSHLRLVIAVARGYLGYGLPHADLIQEGNIGLMKAVKRYDPERGVRLVSFAIHWIKAEIHEYILKNWRLVKIATTKAQRKLFFNLRSMKQGFAALGVDEVNSVAAKLGVKPEEVVEMETRFSGGDIALDPLVEDDDDSFAPVAYLAADAGSEPTAQIERKEIEHLHNEGLQDALATLDDRSRVIIQRRWLAGDGAEAATLHELADEYGVSAERIRQIEVKALQKMKGVLSTAM, encoded by the coding sequence ATGAGCCAAGCTTTGACAATAGCCGGTTTCCCGCTGCCCTCGAGTGCAGGGAGCATTAACGCCTATATCTCGGCCGCGAATCGCATTCCTGTGTTGTCCGCGGCAGAAGAGTTGGGGTTGGCGCGCAAGTTTCGCGACGAAGAGGATATTGATGCAGCGCGTCAGTTGGTGTTGTCGCACCTGCGGCTGGTGATAGCGGTGGCGCGCGGTTACCTCGGTTACGGCCTGCCCCACGCCGACCTGATTCAGGAAGGCAACATCGGCCTGATGAAGGCCGTCAAACGCTACGATCCGGAACGGGGCGTGCGCTTGGTGTCGTTCGCGATCCACTGGATCAAGGCCGAGATTCACGAGTACATCCTGAAAAACTGGCGCCTGGTCAAGATCGCCACCACCAAGGCGCAGCGCAAGCTGTTCTTCAATCTGCGCAGCATGAAGCAGGGCTTTGCCGCGCTCGGCGTCGACGAAGTGAATTCAGTGGCCGCCAAACTCGGCGTTAAGCCCGAGGAAGTGGTCGAGATGGAAACCCGATTCTCAGGCGGCGATATTGCGCTCGATCCGCTTGTCGAAGACGATGATGACAGCTTCGCCCCGGTCGCCTATCTTGCCGCCGATGCCGGCAGCGAACCGACGGCGCAGATCGAACGCAAGGAAATCGAGCATCTGCACAATGAAGGGCTGCAAGACGCGTTGGCTACTTTGGACGACCGTAGCCGCGTCATCATTCAGCGCCGCTGGCTGGCTGGGGATGGCGCGGAAGCTGCAACCCTGCATGAACTTGCCGACGAATACGGCGTATCGGCCGAGCGTATCCGCCAGATCGAAGTCAAGGCGCTGCAAAAAATGAAGGGTGTGCTCAGCACTGCAATGTGA
- the ftsX gene encoding permease-like cell division protein FtsX, whose protein sequence is MTIWLRQHRDALLLALRRLAAAPMNTLLSLLAIGVALALPAGGLMIFANAQQLVKGTSSLPQISVFMKLDADRAAVNETAAKLKQTTAIASVRFLDREATMEQMRKSEGLAEVIEALPRNPFPDAFVITPKNTEASEMERLATELRKLPQIEHVQIDSAWVRRLNAMLRVARVGLGILSLLLGIGLMAITFNTIRLQVLTLRNEIEVSRLLGATDAFISRPFFYFGTLQGMLGGVVAWLIVVATILALRSPVADLTVLYGLDIALALPDTGVTACLLAAAAGLGWLGTSLSLKQHLSAWRRF, encoded by the coding sequence ATGACTATCTGGTTGCGCCAACACCGCGACGCCCTGCTTCTGGCGCTGCGCCGTCTGGCAGCGGCGCCAATGAATACCCTGTTGTCACTGCTGGCTATCGGCGTGGCACTGGCCCTGCCTGCAGGTGGCCTGATGATTTTTGCCAATGCGCAACAATTGGTAAAAGGCACCAGCTCGCTGCCGCAAATTTCGGTATTCATGAAACTTGACGCCGACCGCGCGGCGGTGAACGAAACCGCTGCGAAACTGAAACAAACCACCGCAATCGCTTCAGTCCGCTTTCTCGACCGCGAAGCCACGATGGAACAAATGCGCAAGTCGGAAGGACTGGCCGAAGTGATCGAGGCATTGCCACGCAACCCTTTTCCCGATGCTTTCGTGATCACTCCGAAAAACACCGAGGCAAGTGAAATGGAACGGCTGGCGACAGAGTTGCGCAAATTGCCGCAGATCGAGCATGTACAGATCGACTCGGCCTGGGTACGGCGCCTGAATGCGATGTTGCGCGTGGCCCGGGTTGGTCTCGGCATCCTGTCGCTGCTGCTCGGCATCGGCCTGATGGCAATCACTTTCAACACCATACGTTTGCAGGTGCTCACACTGCGCAATGAGATTGAGGTGAGCCGATTATTGGGCGCAACCGACGCTTTCATCAGTCGTCCGTTTTTCTATTTTGGTACCTTGCAGGGAATGCTGGGTGGCGTTGTGGCGTGGCTGATTGTCGTCGCCACCATTCTGGCCCTGCGTTCACCCGTGGCCGATTTGACTGTTCTTTACGGCCTCGATATCGCGCTTGCCCTACCCGACACGGGCGTCACCGCCTGCCTGCTTGCGGCTGCCGCCGGACTCGGCTGGCTTGGAACTTCACTTTCCTTGAAACAGCATCTAAGTGCTTGGCGGCGCTTTTAA
- a CDS encoding cell division ATP-binding protein FtsE: MIQFDRVFKRYPPGIDALSDVSFEVGDGELVVLGGHSGAGKSTLLKLIAAIERPTTGSVLVNGQNVGALKRRALPFMRRNLGLIFQDQKLLFDRSVFGNVMLPLSIAGFPPGEAAKRVRAALDKVGLLAREKAMPIALSGGEQQRLAIARAVVNRPKLLLADEPTAHLDSETAADVARIFMEFHRVGVSVLVATCDAGLFADLAPRRILLDHGRLAA; this comes from the coding sequence ATGATCCAGTTTGATCGTGTCTTCAAGCGTTATCCTCCCGGCATCGATGCGCTGAGCGATGTCAGTTTTGAGGTGGGCGATGGCGAACTGGTGGTGCTCGGCGGACATTCCGGTGCGGGGAAAAGCACCCTGCTGAAACTCATCGCCGCCATCGAGCGACCTACTACGGGCAGCGTGCTGGTGAATGGCCAGAATGTCGGCGCCTTGAAGCGCCGGGCGCTGCCCTTTATGCGCCGCAATCTCGGCCTCATCTTCCAGGATCAGAAACTGCTGTTCGACCGCTCGGTCTTCGGCAATGTGATGCTGCCGCTGTCGATTGCGGGTTTCCCTCCCGGCGAAGCGGCAAAACGCGTGCGCGCCGCGCTCGACAAGGTCGGCCTCCTGGCGCGTGAAAAAGCCATGCCGATCGCGCTGTCGGGAGGCGAGCAGCAACGACTGGCAATTGCGCGCGCGGTAGTCAATCGCCCCAAGCTGCTGCTGGCCGACGAACCGACCGCGCATCTGGACTCTGAGACCGCGGCTGATGTCGCGCGCATTTTCATGGAATTCCATCGCGTCGGGGTCAGTGTGCTGGTCGCCACCTGCGACGCCGGTCTGTTTGCCGATCTGGCGCCGAGACGGATCCTGCTCGACCACGGGAGGCTGGCCGCATGA
- the ftsY gene encoding signal recognition particle-docking protein FtsY, translating to MFGFKKPKEASNAPPAQLSWAERLKAGLAKTRGQIGSLFSRRKIDAELLEELESTLLMADCGIDATAWLLEQLKLAVKRDKLETSDQLRAALATLLLQLLAPLEEPLDAGRGKPFIMMIAGVNGAGKTTSIGKLAKHFQGQGLSVLLAAGDTFRAAAREQLKAWGERNDVTVIAQESGDSAAVIFDAIHAAKARGIDVVLADTAGRLPTQLHLMEEIAKVKRVIQKTDPGAPHEVLLVLDANIGQNAIQQVKAFDKAIGVSGLAVTKLDGSAKGGVLAAIARQCPKPVRFIGVGEGIDDLRPFSAEEFVEALLEP from the coding sequence ATGTTTGGTTTCAAAAAACCCAAAGAAGCCTCCAACGCACCTCCCGCACAGCTTTCCTGGGCGGAACGGCTCAAGGCCGGACTGGCGAAGACGCGCGGACAGATCGGCAGCCTGTTCTCGCGGCGCAAGATCGATGCGGAACTGCTGGAAGAGCTCGAATCCACGCTGCTGATGGCCGACTGCGGCATCGACGCCACGGCGTGGCTGCTGGAGCAGTTGAAGCTTGCGGTCAAGCGCGACAAGCTGGAGACAAGCGATCAATTGCGTGCCGCGCTGGCCACATTGCTGCTGCAATTGCTGGCACCGCTTGAAGAGCCGCTCGATGCGGGTCGCGGCAAACCCTTCATCATGATGATCGCGGGCGTCAATGGCGCGGGCAAGACCACTTCCATCGGCAAGCTCGCCAAACACTTTCAAGGCCAGGGCCTGAGCGTATTGCTGGCCGCCGGCGATACCTTTCGCGCCGCGGCGCGCGAGCAATTGAAGGCCTGGGGCGAGCGCAACGACGTCACGGTCATCGCACAGGAATCGGGCGATTCCGCGGCGGTGATCTTCGATGCCATCCACGCCGCGAAAGCGCGCGGCATCGATGTCGTACTCGCCGATACCGCCGGACGCTTGCCGACACAGTTGCACCTGATGGAAGAGATCGCCAAGGTAAAGCGCGTGATCCAGAAGACCGATCCCGGCGCACCGCACGAAGTACTGCTGGTGCTCGATGCCAATATCGGCCAGAACGCCATCCAGCAGGTAAAAGCCTTCGACAAGGCCATCGGCGTCAGCGGCCTTGCCGTCACCAAACTCGACGGCAGCGCCAAGGGCGGCGTGCTCGCCGCAATCGCCCGGCAATGCCCGAAGCCGGTGCGCTTCATCGGCGTCGGCGAGGGCATTGACGACTTGCGCCCGTTCTCGGCAGAGGAATTTGTCGAAGCGCTGCTGGAGCCATGA
- a CDS encoding M16 family metallopeptidase translates to MLLGAMFAAGAVHANPFETTLPNGFHVIVKEDHRAPTAVQIVWYRAGSIDEKDGSSGLAHALEHLMFKGTKKVKPGEFSKLVAAAGGRDNAFTSRDYTAYFEQVPARALPEMMMLEADRMANLQIPQKEYDPEIKVVMEERRLRTEDDPTSLVHEALNSMAFQAHPYRRPVIGWMDDLEHMNRADAEQWYKTWYAPNNALLVIAGDVSHEAVFHLAAKYYGSIKPHALPERKPQNEPEQKGKRCVVVKAPARLPYVALAWKVPKLKDVDKDREPYALQVLAAVLDGNEASRLAKNLVRGQKIAQSAGAGYDSTVRGETLFVLDGQPAEGHTVAELEAALRGEIKRIQDEGVSAEELARIKTQTIASQVFKRDSVMGQAMEIGMLEAIGMDWRDIDKMQDKVRSVTADEVQVVAKKYFGDDTLTVATLDPQPIAENAAPKKPVIHHH, encoded by the coding sequence ATGCTACTCGGCGCAATGTTCGCGGCAGGCGCCGTTCACGCCAATCCCTTCGAGACTACCCTGCCCAACGGCTTCCATGTCATTGTCAAGGAAGACCACCGCGCGCCGACGGCAGTGCAGATAGTCTGGTATCGCGCCGGCAGCATCGACGAGAAGGATGGCAGTTCCGGCCTCGCCCACGCCCTTGAACATTTGATGTTCAAGGGCACGAAGAAAGTGAAGCCCGGCGAATTCTCGAAGCTGGTCGCCGCCGCGGGCGGGCGCGACAACGCCTTCACCAGCCGCGACTACACCGCTTATTTCGAGCAGGTACCGGCACGGGCGCTGCCCGAGATGATGATGCTCGAAGCCGACCGCATGGCGAACCTGCAAATACCGCAGAAGGAATACGATCCTGAAATCAAGGTGGTGATGGAAGAGCGGCGCTTGCGCACGGAGGACGATCCCACCTCACTGGTGCACGAAGCCCTGAACTCGATGGCCTTCCAGGCCCATCCCTATCGCCGTCCGGTGATCGGCTGGATGGATGACCTTGAACACATGAATCGTGCCGACGCCGAGCAGTGGTACAAGACCTGGTATGCGCCCAACAACGCGCTGCTGGTGATCGCAGGCGATGTCAGCCACGAAGCAGTATTTCATCTTGCCGCCAAATACTACGGTAGCATAAAGCCGCATGCGCTGCCGGAGCGCAAGCCGCAGAACGAGCCGGAGCAGAAGGGCAAGCGCTGCGTCGTGGTCAAGGCGCCGGCCAGGCTGCCCTATGTCGCGCTGGCGTGGAAAGTGCCCAAGCTCAAGGATGTCGACAAGGACCGCGAGCCTTATGCCCTTCAGGTACTTGCGGCGGTGCTCGATGGCAATGAGGCCTCGCGCCTGGCCAAAAACCTGGTGCGGGGACAGAAGATCGCCCAATCGGCGGGTGCAGGCTACGACAGCACCGTACGCGGCGAGACGCTGTTCGTGCTCGACGGCCAGCCGGCGGAAGGCCATACTGTCGCCGAACTGGAAGCCGCCTTGCGCGGCGAGATCAAGCGCATCCAGGACGAGGGGGTTTCCGCCGAGGAACTCGCCCGCATCAAGACCCAGACCATCGCCAGCCAGGTTTTCAAACGCGACTCGGTGATGGGTCAGGCCATGGAAATCGGCATGCTTGAAGCGATCGGCATGGACTGGCGCGACATCGACAAGATGCAGGACAAGGTGCGCAGCGTCACTGCCGACGAAGTGCAGGTCGTGGCGAAAAAATATTTCGGCGATGACACGCTGACGGTGGCGACGCTCGATCCGCAACCCATAGCCGAAAATGCGGCGCCCAAGAAGCCCGTCATCCATCATCACTGA
- a CDS encoding M16 family metallopeptidase: protein MKKIVFMVLALAAALTTATAQAGVKIAHWVAPSGANVYFVETHDLPMLDVQIDFPAGSAFDPSGKAGTASLAQGMLDSGAGDLDEERLAERIADLGAQLAGSVDNDRAGLSMRMLSSRQERDSALALLQTILVKPAYPEAALTREKARSIAALQEAETRPDAITAKRFAAAIYPNHPYGVSPEVSSIAAITRDDLLAFHRTHYVATRAVVSIIGDVTRGEAEAIALRLTEALPATSPSLDLPPVTLPKAETIRIAHPAAQSHIAIGMPGIRRGDPDYFALLVGNYTLGGGGFVSRLMNEVREKHGYAYDVHSYFMLRKLEGPFQIGLQTKREQAAEALKVANDTLNGFLKSGPTAAELKAAKQNLVDGLALRLDSNAKLLGYLSLIGFYGLPLDYLDTFAAKVNAVTAEQVKAAFTRHVKPENLVTVIVAGD from the coding sequence ATGAAAAAAATCGTATTCATGGTGCTGGCTCTGGCCGCCGCTTTGACCACTGCGACCGCACAGGCCGGCGTCAAGATCGCGCATTGGGTTGCGCCTTCCGGCGCGAATGTCTATTTCGTCGAGACCCACGACCTGCCCATGCTCGACGTGCAGATCGACTTCCCCGCTGGTTCGGCCTTCGATCCGTCCGGCAAGGCTGGGACCGCCTCGCTCGCGCAAGGCATGCTCGATAGCGGCGCCGGCGATCTCGATGAAGAGCGGCTCGCCGAACGCATTGCCGATCTCGGCGCGCAGCTGGCGGGCAGCGTCGACAATGACCGCGCCGGATTGTCGATGCGGATGTTGAGCTCAAGGCAGGAACGCGATTCCGCGCTGGCGTTGTTGCAAACCATACTCGTGAAACCTGCTTATCCGGAAGCCGCCTTGACGCGCGAAAAGGCGCGCAGCATCGCTGCCTTGCAGGAAGCAGAAACGCGGCCCGACGCGATTACCGCGAAGCGCTTCGCGGCGGCGATCTACCCGAATCACCCTTATGGTGTTTCGCCTGAAGTGAGCTCCATTGCCGCAATCACGCGCGACGATCTGCTCGCCTTTCATCGCACCCATTACGTCGCCACCCGTGCCGTCGTGTCGATCATCGGCGACGTAACGCGCGGCGAGGCCGAGGCAATTGCCCTGCGCCTGACGGAAGCCTTGCCGGCCACTTCGCCGTCACTCGATCTGCCTCCGGTCACGCTGCCTAAAGCCGAAACCATTCGCATCGCCCATCCGGCGGCGCAAAGCCACATCGCCATCGGCATGCCCGGCATCCGCCGCGGCGACCCGGATTATTTTGCCCTGCTGGTCGGCAACTACACGCTCGGCGGCGGCGGCTTCGTGTCGCGGCTGATGAACGAAGTGCGTGAAAAACACGGTTATGCCTACGACGTCCACTCTTATTTCATGCTGCGCAAACTCGAAGGCCCATTCCAGATTGGCCTGCAAACCAAACGCGAACAGGCGGCGGAAGCATTGAAGGTCGCCAACGACACGCTCAACGGTTTCCTCAAGAGCGGGCCGACAGCGGCCGAACTCAAGGCTGCCAAGCAGAATCTCGTCGACGGATTGGCCCTGCGTCTTGACAGCAATGCCAAACTGCTCGGCTACCTGTCGCTGATCGGCTTCTACGGTTTGCCGCTGGATTATCTCGACACCTTTGCCGCCAAGGTGAACGCGGTGACGGCGGAACAGGTCAAGGCCGCCTTTACGCGACATGTGAAGCCGGAAAATCTTGTCACCGTGATCGTCGCGGGCGACTGA
- the rsmD gene encoding 16S rRNA (guanine(966)-N(2))-methyltransferase RsmD, with protein MSRIRVTGGEWRSRMIQVIDGSGLRPTPDRVRETLFNWLGQDLRGLRCLDLFAGSGILGFEAASRGAAHVTLVEKERRAFLQLQRNAAMFDDPRLQPIRADALEFAAPGNAGYDLIFLDPPYRHGWLEKVEPLLSRLAKPGARLYVEAEHSLEHLGDWCTVKQGTAGQVFFHLLEHV; from the coding sequence ATGAGCCGAATCCGCGTCACTGGCGGCGAATGGCGCAGCCGCATGATCCAGGTGATCGATGGGTCGGGCTTGCGGCCGACGCCGGATCGCGTGCGCGAAACCCTGTTCAACTGGCTCGGGCAGGATTTGCGCGGGCTGCGCTGCCTCGATCTTTTTGCCGGCAGCGGCATTCTCGGCTTCGAGGCGGCATCGCGCGGCGCGGCGCATGTGACATTGGTGGAAAAAGAGCGCCGTGCGTTTTTGCAACTGCAACGCAACGCCGCCATGTTCGATGATCCCCGTCTGCAACCGATTCGCGCCGATGCATTAGAATTCGCCGCCCCGGGCAATGCGGGATACGATCTGATTTTCCTCGACCCGCCCTATCGCCACGGCTGGCTGGAAAAAGTGGAACCGCTGCTGTCGCGGCTGGCAAAACCTGGGGCGCGGTTATACGTCGAGGCAGAGCATTCACTTGAGCATCTTGGCGATTGGTGTACAGTGAAGCAGGGAACGGCAGGGCAGGTTTTCTTTCATCTTCTGGAGCACGTGTGA
- the coaD gene encoding pantetheine-phosphate adenylyltransferase: protein MSSKTIAVYPGTFDPLTRGHEDLVRRAAKLFDRVVIAIAASERKNPMFTLEERLTMAREVLAAYPNVEVMGFNTLLIDFVHGLGANIVLRGLRAVSDFEYEFQMAGMNRKLHPDIETVFMTPAEQYTYISATMVREIASFGGDVSAFVNPPVLVKLAAKIK from the coding sequence GTGAGTTCAAAAACCATAGCGGTTTATCCCGGCACTTTCGACCCGCTCACCCGCGGGCATGAGGATCTGGTGCGCCGCGCCGCCAAGCTGTTCGACCGAGTGGTGATTGCGATCGCCGCGAGCGAGCGCAAGAATCCCATGTTTACGCTTGAAGAGCGGCTGACAATGGCGCGCGAAGTGCTCGCCGCGTATCCCAATGTGGAAGTAATGGGCTTTAACACCCTGTTGATCGATTTTGTGCACGGTCTCGGCGCCAACATCGTGCTGCGCGGCCTGCGTGCGGTATCCGATTTCGAATACGAATTCCAGATGGCGGGCATGAACCGCAAGTTGCATCCCGATATCGAGACCGTATTCATGACCCCGGCCGAGCAGTACACTTATATATCGGCAACCATGGTGCGCGAGATCGCCAGCTTCGGCGGCGATGTTTCGGCCTTTGTTAATCCGCCAGTACTGGTTAAACTGGCGGCCAAGATCAAGTAA
- a CDS encoding YfhL family 4Fe-4S dicluster ferredoxin → MSLMITDDCINCDACVSECPNKAISQGDSIYVIDPNKCTECVGHFDTPQCREVCPVDCIPNDPNNVESKDQLMQKYQKLTGK, encoded by the coding sequence ATGTCTTTAATGATTACTGACGACTGCATCAACTGCGACGCCTGCGTGTCTGAATGCCCCAACAAGGCGATTTCTCAGGGCGACAGCATCTATGTCATCGACCCCAACAAATGCACGGAATGCGTCGGCCATTTCGATACGCCGCAATGCCGCGAGGTATGCCCGGTGGATTGCATTCCCAACGATCCGAATAATGTCGAGAGCAAGGACCAGTTGATGCAGAAGTATCAGAAGCTTACTGGGAAATAA
- a CDS encoding RidA family protein, with protein sequence MVRELYNPAALHPAPGFSHIAVARGDRLVFLAGQVALDPQFGLVGGNDLYAQTVAAMNNVKIAMDAAGVGWDDIVRRTIYTLQPTAYETIARAIDTVTGGGANPPQTILGVTGLAVTGLLIEIECTAVVAEEA encoded by the coding sequence ATGGTTCGTGAGCTATACAATCCAGCCGCCTTGCATCCGGCACCGGGATTCAGTCATATTGCCGTGGCACGCGGCGATCGCCTGGTCTTCCTGGCCGGCCAAGTGGCGCTCGATCCGCAGTTCGGCTTGGTCGGGGGTAATGATCTTTATGCGCAGACCGTCGCCGCCATGAACAACGTTAAGATTGCGATGGATGCGGCGGGCGTCGGTTGGGACGACATCGTCCGCCGCACGATTTACACCCTCCAGCCGACTGCCTACGAAACCATCGCCCGCGCGATCGACACCGTAACCGGCGGCGGCGCCAATCCGCCGCAGACCATCCTGGGCGTCACCGGCCTGGCGGTGACAGGGTTGCTGATCGAGATCGAGTGCACGGCAGTCGTGGCCGAAGAGGCATGA